Proteins from one Kazachstania africana CBS 2517 chromosome 1, complete genome genomic window:
- the CDC73 gene encoding Cdc73p (similar to Saccharomyces cerevisiae CDC73 (YLR418C); ancestral locus Anc_4.290), whose product MTNSILNKVREHLKNGDKFSLLHANNENTDDIGNAEKISFANAEEISLKVPTEFEVTGNATPLKVIIHCWMHKDSSAADYLADCQKKQLTNISFLQRTDLLNWLSGEADTSRYLTSVSEKVADEAKISTESKDESETRKDEHIKDISNSDPILAETMKHERVLLDHNSSLRGSKPIDFGYLIKDAELKLVQSMKSSMRSKTRKTDGHVSKTANISKQVSRKDPIILIPSAASSILTISNIKKFLEESQYVTSSDFSSSLQNDLVTIEKKFDRITRPIRFIVVNNTRMFTKPEYWDRVVAIFTTGHSWQFNSYQWNTPQELFQRCKGYYFYFNGDEVPQHVQQWNVQRMALDKNKRFKDVEVVRYFWNSLEKELISKGYH is encoded by the coding sequence ATGACGAACTCAATTTTAAACAAGGTCAGGGagcatttgaaaaatggagataaattttctttattacacgctaataatgaaaatacgGATGATATAGGTAATGCTGAGAAGATATCCTTTGCTAATGCTGAGGAaatatcattgaaagtGCCTACTGAATTCGAAGTTACTGGAAATGCGACACCATTAAAGGTAATAATCCATTGTTGGATGCATAAGGATTCGAGTGCCGCAGATTATTTAGCTGACTGTcaaaagaaacaattgactaatatttcatttttacaGAGGACAGATTTGCTTAATTGGTTAAGTGGTGAAGCAGACACTTCAAGGTATCTCACAAGTGTTTCCGAAAAAGTGGCAGATGAAGCTAAAATTTCCACAGAATCCAAGGACGAATCTGAAACTAGAAAGGATGAGCACATAAAAGATATAAGTAACAGCGATCCCATATTAGCGGAAACTATGAAACATGAAAGAGTATTATTAGATCATAATTCTTCCTTACGTGGTTCTAAACCTATTGATTTTGGATATTTAATTAAAGATGCTGAACTCAAATTAGTACAGTCGATGAAGTCTTCTATGCGCTCCAAAACTCGTAAAACTGACGGCCACGTCTCAAAAACAGCAAATATATCAAAGCAGGTATCTCGTAAAGATCCAATCATTTTGATACCTTCTGCAGCATCATCAATATTAACAATAAGTAACATCAAAAAGTTTTTGGAGGAGTCTCAATATGTCACTTCAAgtgatttttcttcttctttacaaaatgacTTAGTTACAATAGAGAAAAAGTTTGATAGAATAACTAGACCTATTAGATTCATTGTTGTAAATAATACAAGAATGTTTACAAAGCCAGAGTACTGGGACAGAGTTGTAGCTATATTCACGACAGGACATTCATGGCAATTCAATAGTTATCAATGGAACACCCCGCAAGAACTATTCCAACGTTGCAAAGGttattatttctatttCAATGGAGACGAAGTACCACAGCATGTGCAGCAATGGAATGTTCAAAGGATGGCGCTTGACAAAAATAAGAGATTTAAGGATGTTGAGGTTGTCCGTTACTTTTGGAACAGTCTCGAAAAGGAACTAATATCAAAAGGTTATCATTAA
- the KAFR0A05780 gene encoding RNA helicase (similar to Saccharomyces cerevisiae YLR419W; ancestral locus Anc_4.291), with translation MAKKGSKKVSSTPSPKPDSLPNGKKSKKGKKNEIVEESKDDRKSKQQANRAKVTSTASWTGKLPHTLLHEFCQKKKWNKVEYDMKKFGDKGLIAIAVLSYTDPKTKEVITVRMNDPTYDKINNKGLLVPQETPMEARHMAATLALCRIAYNTNLHMMLPPNHKQLWYYLDDFRKGLIKSNSTKASRTFDSEPFKTIFEDRVAKAKREKELAARDNQSEKESKMPIVISSSTLAETNKVKKQTNTRPSSSKPKQNCAANFPRKVWENATFIDLAESSRQIIEISMRKYIDWTAKGNKIDRDGDKAKELEEKLLSLNFRRAHVKEAMKYEDPLSFLLFNLPEDDLPQFFHKRKEDSRNKIEISSLPLQTRMMVERLVESGFSNDEVLYALEKTDMDENEAAGFLTRSVLPELQDLPGLTDSQESIEIWNQEYESLKSIYEDKVELVKKDCSFTIALDDKLRLKLKVLRTKNYPFGLPGIIVSTFDRNYKLPNYIKKQILSKLLLHIKELSLLGDMFVFHIYEWLQENFKKVIDNPGPLVIGTSTASTGLDDVANTSTQQSTKKNKTTKSSRLLPSQLDEVRKKYFERLQGQNYKEMQLVRAALPAWNKQELIVDLIDRNDVVLITGETGSGKSTQVVQFLLDSLYKQNKWSRIVCTQPRRISAIGLAERVSDERCVKCGDEVGYVIRGVNKTTPFTRITFMTTGVLVRMLRSDRNSLENTIIVLDEVHERSIDTDLVVTLLRRFVGKVEGLKVVLMSATISVDLFKKFFPGLATCHIEGRTFPIKDYYLEDILGTLDFKIAKNNKNHFYNDGEDIDNSDDGYLRPSADSKFFRAGNINYDLICQLTKHVDGRLESEKNDGSIIIFLPGVAEINKCCRLLSEEDAQKQLVVLPLHSALTPEDQQRVFKKYPGYRKIVVSTNIAETSITIDDCVATIDTGRAKTTYYNSHDNTTRLIESFISKAEAKQRRGRAGRVREGVSFKLFSRSLYEEFAPMPAPEIKRISLESLYLSVKALNIGDVTKFLASGLEAPPLNALQKAERMLIAAGLLHESDKSLTELGRYISLMPVMDSKYGKLLIYSVTFGVTDIGILVTSILSTGSLPFVGGIENRDAIKRVLSRFESEGDVLAVTELLQKYLTLKKGQEKSKFLKDNMLSYNKVNDILSARVQYYSILKDVGFLPNSYKPGAETFNRNAHNFALIMAVLTGAFYPHVARVQLPDPKFLATTSGTIEKDPEAKLIKYWIRNEEYQDRLISLFQDNQELHDIKNLKNLPLPASRAFIHPSSVFFSNNNINPEDFKTLDDDSIMKEKYTSSTPMLKFPFIIFNSSQVTNKLYLRDITPTSTLAVLLFGGAINYDINGTSHSPGIVVDNWLPIRTWCKNAVLIKELRKMLDLAIKVKFDMPSYADDSKAYKTQKADDVLKIVEELLCNER, from the coding sequence ATGGCAAAGAAAGGCAGCAAAAAGGTTTCCAGCACACCTTCACCAAAACCTGATAGCTTGCCTAATGGGAAAAAGAGCAAAAAAGGTAAGAAAAATGAGATAGTAGAGGAGAGTAAAGATGATAGAAAAAGCAAACAGCAAGCTAATCGTGCCAAAGTAACATCAACTGCAAGCTGGACTGGTAAATTACCTCATACACTGCTTCATGAATTTTGCCAGAAGAAAAAGTGGAATAAGGTTGAATATGATATGAAAAAGTTTGGCGATAAAGGTTTAATTGCAATCGCTGTACTATCCTATACAGATCCGAAAACAAAGGAAGTTATCACTGTTAGGATGAATGATCCAACTTATGACAAGATAAATAACAAAGGTCTATTAGTCCCTCAAGAAACACCGATGGAAGCTAGGCACATGGCAGCTACATTGGCTTTGTGTCGTATTGCCTACAACACGAATCTACATATGATGCTGCCGCCTAATCATAAACAGTTATGGTACTATTTGGATGATTTTCGTAAGGGTTTGATCAAAAGCAATAGTACGAAGGCTAGTAGAACTTTCGACTCAGAACCATTCAAAACTATTTTCGAGGATAGAGTAGCCAAAGCAAAGAGGGAAAAGGAATTAGCAGCTAGAGATAACCAATCTGAAAAAGAGAGTAAAATGCCCATAGTAATATCATCAAGCACGCTTGCTGAAACCAATAAAGTCAAGAAGCAAACAAATACGAGGCCTTCCTCCAGCAAGCCAAAACAAAATTGTGCTGCCAATTTTCCAAGAAAGGTTTGGGAAAATGCTACTTTTATCGATTTGGCGGAGTCTAGTAGACAAATTATCGAGATATCAATGAGAAAATATATCGATTGGACCGCAAAAGGGAACAAAATTGATCGTGATGGTGATAAGGCAAAAGAACTTGAAGAGAAACTCCTCTCTCTGAATTTTAGGAGAGCTCATGTAAAGGAAGCAATGAAGTATGAGGACcctctttctttcttactCTTTAATCTTCCTGAAGATGATTTGCCTCAATTCTTTCATAAGAGAAAAGAGGATTCAAggaataaaattgaaatttcatcctTGCCACTACAAACAAGAATGATGGTTGAACGTTTGGTTGAGAGCGGTTTTTCTAATGATGAGGTTTTATATGCCTTAGAAAAGACTGATATGGACGAAAATGAGGCAGCGGGTTTTCTTACGAGAAGTGTGTTACCTGAACTTCAAGATTTACCTGGCTTGACAGACTCTCAGGAGTCAATCGAAATTTGGAATCAGGAGTATGAAAGTCTGAAAAGTATTTACGAAGATAAAGTTGAACTGGTAAAAAAGGATTGTTCCTTCACAATTGCATTAGATGATAAACTTAGactaaaattaaaagttctcagaacaaaaaattatccTTTTGGCTTGCCTGGGATTATTGTGTCAACTTTTGATAGAAATTATAAGTTGCCAAACTACATTAAAAAACAGATATTGAGTAAATTATTACTTCACATCAAAGAACTAAGCTTGTTAGGTGATATGTTCGTATTTCATATCTACGAATGGCTACAGGAGAACTTTAAGAAGGTTATCGATAACCCCGGTCCATTAGTTATCGGCACCAGCACTGCTTCCACCGGCCTGGATGATGTAGCTAATACCTCAACACAACAGTctaccaaaaaaaataaaacaacGAAGAGCTCAAGACTGCTACCGTCTCAACTAGATGAGgtgagaaagaaatattttgaacgTCTTCAAGGGCagaattacaaagaaatgCAGTTGGTTAGAGCAGCGCTACCAGCATGGAACAAACAAGAGCTTATAgttgatttgattgataGAAATGATGTTGTACTTATTACTGGTGAAACAGGTTCAGGGAAATCTACTCAAGTTGTACAATTTTTGTTAGATTCCCTCTATAAACAGAATAAGTGGAGCAGAATTGTTTGCACCCAACCAAGAAGGATTTCTGCGATTGGCCTAGCTGAACGTGTTTCAGACGAACGGTGCGTCAAGTGTGGTGACGAAGTTGGATATGTGATAAGAGGTGTTAATAAGACGACCCCTTTCACAAGAATCACCTTTATGACGACTGGTGTACTGGTTCGAATGTTACGATCCGACAGGAACTCTCTGGAAAACACAATTATAGTTTTAGATGAGGTTCATGAAAGGTCCATTGATACTGACCTCGTTGTTACACTTTTGAGACGTTTCGTCGGTAAAGTTGAAGGCCTAAAAGTAGTTTTGATGAGTGCTACAATAAGTGTTGATctgttcaaaaaattttttcctgGTCTTGCAACATGCCATATTGAAGGACGTACTTTCCCCATTAAAGATTATTATCTGGAGGATATTCTTGGAACCCTGGATTTCAAGATTgctaaaaataataagaatcatttttataatgaTGGAGAAGATATTGACAACAGCGATGATGGATATTTGAGGCCATCAGCTGACTCGAAGTTCTTCAGAGCAGGGAATATCAATTATGACTTGATTTGTCAGCTAACAAAGCACGTTGATGGTAGACTTgaatctgaaaaaaatgatggttctattatcatttttctaCCCGGTGTTGCTGAAATTAATAAGTGTTGTAGATTACTAAGTGAGGAAGATGCTCAAAAACAGTTGGTAGTCTTACCCCTGCATTCAGCCTTGACACCCGAAGATCAGCAAAGAGTGTTCAAGAAGTATCCAGGATATAGAAAAATCGTTGTTTCCACGAATATTGCAGAAACCTCTATCACAATTGATGATTGTGTTGCTACAATTGATACAGGGCGTGCGAAAACAACCTACTACAATTCACATGATAACACAACAAGGTTAATCGAATCATTTATTTCTAAGGCAGAAGCGAAACAACGTAGAGGGCGTGCGGGTAGGGTTAGAGAGGGTGTGTCCTTCAAGCTTTTTTCTAGAAGTCtatatgaagaatttgCTCCAATGCCAGCGCCAGAAATCAAACGTATATCACTAGAGTCTTTATACCTTTCAGTTAAGGCCTTGAATATTGGCGATGTGACCAAATTTTTGGCATCAGGTCTGGAAGCCCCTCCATTAAATGCCCTACAAAAAGCTGAAAGAATGTTAATAGCAGCTGGCTTGTTACATGAGTCTGATAAGTCGTTAACTGAGTTAGGTAGatatatttcattaatgCCCGTAATGGATAGTAAATATGGTAAGTTGCTGATCTACAGTGTAACTTTTGGTGTTACTGACATTGGTATATTAGTGACCTCTATTTTAAGTACTGGTTCACTTCCATTCGTTGGAGGCATTGAAAACCGAGATGCAATTAAAAGGGTTTTAAGCAGGTTTGAGTCAGAAGGCGATGTTCTGGCAGTTACTGAACTATTGCAGAAGTACTtaacattgaagaaaggACAAGAAAAGAGTAAATTTCTAAAAGATAATATGCTCTCGTACAATAAAGTGAACGACATCCTTTCGGCAAGAGTTCAGTattattccattttgaaagatgttGGTTTCTTGCCAAATAGCTATAAACCGGGTGCAGAGACGTTTAATAGGAACGCTCATAATTTTGCTCTTATTATGGCTGTGCTTACTGGGGCTTTTTACCCACATGTAGCAAGGGTTCAATTGCCagatccaaaatttttagcTACCACCTCAGGTACAATAGAAAAAGATCCAGAGGCTAAACTAATAAAATACTGGATTAGAAATGAAGAATATCAGGATAGACTAATCTCACTATTTCAAGATAACCAAGAATTACATGATATTAAAAATCTAAAGAACCTACCCCTACCAGCTTCAAGAGCATTTATCCATCCGTCTTCCGTCTTTTTCtctaataataacattAATCCAGAGGATTTCAAGACGTTGGATGACGATAGTATcatgaaagaaaagtatACCTCTTCAACACCGATGCTAAAATTCccatttattatttttaatagTTCTCAGGTAACAAACAAACTCTATTTGAGGGATATAACGCCAACGTCCACATTGGCTGTTTTATTGTTCGGTGGGGCAATAAACTACGATATAAATGGTACTTCACATTCCCCTGGAATCGTGGTAGATAATTGGCTCCCTATTAGGACGTGGTGTAAAAACGCCGTTTTGATAAAAGAGCTAAGAAAAATGTTAGATCTTGCAATCAAGGTTAAATTCGACATGCCAAGCTACGCAGATGATTCAAAAGCATATAAAACTCAGAAGGCTGACGACGTTTTAAAAATTGTGGAAGAGCTTCTTTGTAACGAAAGATAA
- the CNB1 gene encoding calcineurin regulatory subunit B (similar to Saccharomyces cerevisiae CNB1 (YKL190W); ancestral locus Anc_4.292), which produces MGGATSRIVDNLLEDTNFDRDEIERLRKRFMKLDRDSSGSIDKNEFMSIPGVSSNPLAARIMEVFDSDNSGDVDFQEFITGLSIFSGRGSKDEKLNFAFKIYDIDKDGYISNGELFIVLKIMVGNNLDDDQLQQIVDRTIMENDSDGDGKLNFEEFKNAIETTEVAKSLTLQYDF; this is translated from the coding sequence ATGGGTGGTGCTACTTCAAGGATTGTGGATAATCTCCTAGAGGATACGAACTTCGATAgagatgaaattgaaagattaaGAAAGAGATTCATGAAGCTCGATAGGGATAGCTCAGGATCTATTGACAAGAATGAGTTCATGAGTATACCTGGTGTCTCATCAAATCCATTAGCTGCCCGGATAATGGAGGTCTTTGACAGTGATAATAGCGGAGACGTAGactttcaagaatttataACAGGTCTTTCTATTTTCAGTGGCAGAGGTAGTAAAGATGAGAAACTAAATTTTGCGTTTAAGATATACGATATTGACAAAGATGGTTATATTTCCAATGGAGAGTTATTTATTgttttaaaaataatggtGGGTAATAATTTGGATGATGATCAATTGCAACAGATTGTTGACAGGACCATTATGGAAAATGATAGTGACGGTGATGGCAAACTAAATTTCGAAGAGTTCAAAAATGCAATAGAAACTACAGAAGTGGCGAAAAGTTTGACTTTACAATATGACTTTTGA
- the VPS36 gene encoding ESCRT-II subunit protein VPS36 (similar to Saccharomyces cerevisiae VPS36 (YLR417W); ancestral locus Anc_4.288), which produces MEYCRYIETSRSGQPTLRENENDILIDYSVGLYSGKLKQLDKQDGRVFLTSQRLIYVDNKLPVSNSIFLELDNIESIDYNGSFLKKSPKIIIFLKKRNSEKDKKTRNVNSLWKCPICQSDNILNGIKLSMENAKEQGLVCNICGVPLDFSLIKDSLTYSKPSRNSSHEDSICPACTFMNHPDLTNCEICGTRLKKQAGVIVSDSKKPLFIQLSFRRSDGTLFYQALTNLLKEIKHKDVFNKNATTINGVLINEREKEKLAKNSNFAISENKMDLVGISGLEKSRENQLLNNDILFNNALTDMNNLMSLVDKIQRLYRNKDYEIKVKPSLIIDREKFFDKDYFMDEIAREIYEFAILEFQNDGNVMITLVDLYAMYNKTMRIGTGLISPQEMKEACERFTKLGLEELKLMKINNRVLCLSSVNSFEVIKSKIIKFVEDCPGSDVLKINQHLNPESQANSNWTMGVIAEILQDCMDSEKLVIDEQLSGIHYYKNNSWL; this is translated from the coding sequence ATGGAATACTGTCGTTACATAGAGACTAGCAGGTCAGGACAGCCGACTTTGAGggaaaatgaaaacgaTATCTTGATTGACTATTCAGTCGGTCTTTACAGTGGGAAATTGAAGCAGCTGGATAAGCAAGATGGTAGGGTGTTTTTAACGTCACAGAGACTTATTTATGTGGATAATAAGTTGCCTGTCAGTAATTCAATCTTTTTGGAGTTGGATAATATTGAATCAATAGATTACAATGGAAgttttctgaaaaaatcaCCAAAGATAATCATTTTtctaaagaaaagaaactCAGAGAAGGATAAGAAGACTAGGAATGTGAATTCACTCTGGAAATGTCCCATTTGTCAATCTGATAATATATTAAATGGAATCAAGCTTTCCATGGAGAATGCTAAAGAACAGGGATTGGTCTGCAACATCTGTGGAGTACCTTTAGACTTCTCTTTGATCAAGGATTCACTGACATATAGTAAACCATCTCGAAATAGTTCTCATGAAGATAGTATTTGTCCTGCATGTACATTCATGAATCATCCGGATCTTACGAACTGCGAAATATGTGGTacaagattgaaaaaacaGGCTGGGGTTATTGTTTCTGATTCGAAAAAACCTTTATTTATTCAGTTAAGTTTTAGGAGGTCAGACGGTACACTATTCTATCAAGCATTAACAAATCTATTGAAAGAGATAAAACATAAGGATGTCTTTAATAAAAACGCAACTACTATAAATGGTGTTTTAATCAATGAAAgggagaaagaaaaattggcCAAAAATTCCAACTTTGCCATTAGTGAGAATAAAATGGACCTAGTAGGAATAAGTGGGTTAGAGAAATCCAGggaaaatcaattattaaACAATGATATCTTGTTCAACAATGCCTTGACCGATatgaataatttgatgtCCCTAGTagataaaattcaaagactGTATAGAAATAAGGACTACGAAATAAAGGTAAAACCTTCTTTGATCATAGATAGGGAGAAGTTCTTTGACAAAGACTATTTTATGGATGAGATTGCAAGAGAAATCTATGAGTTTGCAATATTggaatttcaaaatgatgGTAACGTAATGATAACGCTGGTGGATCTGTATGCCATGTATAACAAGACGATGAGAATTGGTACAGGTCTTATTTCACCtcaagaaatgaaagaagcTTGTGAAAGATTCACAAAACTGGGAttggaagaattaaaattaatgaaaattaataatagaGTTCTTTGTCTTTCAAGTGtcaattcatttgaagtaATAAAATCTAAGattattaaatttgttgaagattGTCCAGGATCAGAtgttttaaaaataaatcaacaTTTGAATCCAGAATCACAAGCAAATAGTAACTGGACAATGGGTGTCATTGCTGAAATATTACAGGATTGTATGGATAGCGAAAAACTTGTTATTGATGAACAACTAAGCGGCATCCACTACTACAAAAACAATAGTTGGTTATAG